The sequence GGTTGTGGGTTTAAAGTGCAGTGGGAACTCTCGTAGAAGAATGTTAGATTTAGGGTTAATAACAAATACAACGGTGGAATCATTAATGCAAAGTCCTTCCGGTGATCCCACTGCCTACACCATCAGAGGAGCTGTGATTGCCCT comes from Alkalicella caledoniensis and encodes:
- a CDS encoding FeoA family protein, whose translation is MSSNITNLSNVPVGSYARVVGLKCSGNSRRRMLDLGLITNTTVESLMQSPSGDPTAYTIRGAVIALRSEEAKSIMVEII